A genomic segment from Parolsenella catena encodes:
- a CDS encoding Mur ligase family protein, which produces MLCAPTTLLGLCSLLEDQGILVRGIEDEADAPVTGAACDSRFAREGNVFFCKGRAFRTSYLASALEAGAVAYACEQDRADELAQAAPGAPAIVVSDMRRAMALVSARAFGRPDLDVPQVGITGTKGKSTTAYMLRSIIDAAGGTRSCGIIGSIDTYDGIEDAESTNTTPEAPDLWRHLANARDAQLSAMVMEVSSQALKYDRTLGVQLDVAAFLNIGSDHISPVEHPTFEDYFASKLRIFSQCHRAVVNLGTSNLERVLDAAHRGAAGDGHDAPKLVCVSAAGPEAVECGSCDMVFPDIWATDVEPRGASLAFVAHGTTADGHPTSDPAEKAWELPVVIGFPGLFNVENALVAIACAELLGIDRAFIAQGLASCRVPGRMELIGKPESQVLCVVDYAHNALSYQKFFASMAKEFPGRRIVALIGAPGGKAYERRVELPREAARWASHIVVAEEDPAHDSNEGICREMDANVPADATLADGTPVTHEYVLDRQQAVARCLDVALSYGQPALVCLLGKGDETLIHRGDEFQPMVPDGEAFRRAAAERGVEL; this is translated from the coding sequence ATGCTCTGTGCCCCCACCACCCTGCTCGGGCTCTGCTCACTTCTCGAAGACCAGGGAATCCTCGTCCGGGGCATCGAGGACGAGGCCGACGCACCCGTGACCGGCGCCGCCTGCGACTCCCGCTTTGCCCGCGAGGGCAACGTCTTCTTCTGCAAGGGCAGGGCGTTTCGCACCAGCTACCTCGCCTCTGCGCTCGAGGCGGGCGCCGTGGCATACGCGTGCGAGCAGGACCGCGCCGACGAGCTGGCCCAGGCGGCACCGGGCGCACCCGCGATCGTCGTGAGCGACATGCGCCGTGCCATGGCGCTCGTCTCGGCCCGCGCGTTCGGCAGGCCAGACCTCGACGTGCCCCAAGTTGGCATCACGGGCACGAAGGGCAAGTCCACGACGGCCTACATGCTGCGCTCCATCATCGACGCGGCGGGCGGCACCCGCAGCTGCGGCATCATCGGCTCGATCGACACCTATGACGGGATCGAGGACGCCGAGTCCACCAACACGACGCCCGAGGCGCCCGACCTGTGGCGCCACCTCGCCAACGCGCGGGACGCGCAGCTCTCCGCCATGGTCATGGAGGTCTCGAGCCAGGCCCTCAAGTACGACCGCACGCTCGGCGTCCAGCTCGACGTTGCGGCCTTCCTCAACATCGGCTCCGACCACATCTCGCCCGTGGAGCACCCTACGTTCGAGGACTACTTCGCGAGCAAGCTGCGCATATTCTCGCAGTGTCACCGTGCCGTCGTGAACCTGGGCACGAGCAACCTCGAGCGCGTGCTCGACGCGGCCCATCGCGGCGCCGCAGGAGACGGGCACGACGCACCGAAGCTCGTGTGCGTCTCGGCGGCAGGCCCCGAGGCAGTCGAGTGCGGCAGCTGCGACATGGTGTTTCCCGACATCTGGGCCACCGACGTCGAGCCACGCGGCGCCAGCCTCGCCTTCGTCGCCCACGGAACGACGGCAGACGGCCACCCCACGAGCGATCCGGCCGAGAAGGCCTGGGAGCTGCCCGTGGTCATCGGCTTCCCCGGACTGTTCAACGTGGAGAACGCACTCGTGGCCATCGCTTGCGCCGAGCTTCTCGGCATCGACCGCGCCTTCATCGCGCAGGGTCTTGCCAGCTGTCGCGTACCGGGGCGCATGGAGCTCATCGGCAAGCCGGAATCCCAGGTGCTATGCGTCGTGGACTATGCCCACAACGCCCTCTCCTACCAGAAGTTCTTTGCCTCCATGGCCAAGGAGTTCCCCGGCAGGCGCATCGTGGCGCTCATCGGCGCGCCGGGCGGCAAGGCCTACGAGCGGCGCGTCGAGCTGCCCCGCGAGGCGGCACGCTGGGCCAGCCACATCGTCGTGGCCGAGGAGGACCCGGCGCACGACTCCAACGAGGGCATCTGCCGCGAGATGGACGCCAACGTACCCGCCGACGCCACGCTTGCGGACGGCACGCCCGTGACGCACGAGTATGTGCTCGACCGCCAGCAGGCCGTCGCGCGCTGCCTTGACGTGGCGCTCTCCTATGGGCAGCCCGCGCTCGTGTGCCTGCTTGGCAAGGGTGATGAGACGCTCATCCACCGCGGCGACGAGTTCCAGCCCATGGTGCCGGACGGCGAGGCGTTCAGGAGGGCCGCCGCCGAGCGCGGCGTCGAGCTGTAG
- a CDS encoding 4-(cytidine 5'-diphospho)-2-C-methyl-D-erythritol kinase produces the protein MPSCQVIETPCKVNLHLGIHRGRDERGYHRVDSVMVPVALCDTVAVEDAPELVVHHEPALEVAPEKTTVWRAATMLADALGVEPNVRIDVVARIPEKAGLGGSSADAGAVLRALACRWGISASDERVVSVARRVGADVAFFLDCRPGLYLGAGDVLERVFPEFDAPIALVMPTADGVSTKEAYDEFDASGEEPASYAPACEALERGDVDAMAAALYNNLAPSAESLCVDVRAVSEWLAAQDGVLASQVTGSGACSFALCESDKAAEAIAARAREDHGWRAWATRVGGAAMRENS, from the coding sequence ATGCCGAGTTGCCAGGTCATAGAGACGCCGTGCAAGGTCAACCTGCACCTGGGCATTCACCGGGGCAGGGACGAGCGCGGCTATCACCGGGTCGACTCGGTCATGGTACCCGTGGCGCTGTGTGACACGGTGGCGGTCGAGGACGCGCCCGAGCTCGTGGTGCACCATGAGCCGGCTCTTGAGGTTGCCCCCGAGAAGACGACCGTCTGGCGTGCCGCCACGATGCTCGCCGACGCCCTGGGCGTGGAGCCAAACGTGAGGATTGACGTCGTGGCCCGCATCCCCGAGAAGGCGGGACTCGGCGGGTCGTCCGCGGACGCCGGTGCCGTGCTTCGCGCGCTGGCATGCCGCTGGGGCATCTCCGCAAGCGATGAGCGCGTAGTCTCCGTGGCTCGACGCGTGGGCGCGGACGTCGCCTTCTTCCTCGACTGCCGCCCTGGTCTCTATCTGGGTGCCGGAGACGTGCTCGAGCGCGTGTTCCCCGAGTTTGACGCCCCCATCGCGCTCGTGATGCCCACCGCGGACGGCGTCTCCACCAAGGAGGCGTACGACGAGTTCGATGCCTCTGGCGAGGAGCCGGCGAGCTATGCGCCTGCGTGCGAGGCCCTCGAGAGGGGAGATGTCGACGCGATGGCGGCGGCGCTCTACAACAACCTCGCGCCCTCGGCCGAATCCCTGTGCGTGGACGTCCGTGCCGTGAGCGAGTGGCTTGCCGCGCAGGACGGCGTCCTGGCCTCGCAGGTCACGGGCTCGGGCGCCTGCTCGTTTGCGCTGTGCGAAAGCGACAAGGCTGCCGAGGCCATCGCTGCGCGCGCTCGCGAGGATCATGGCTGGCGCGCCTGGGCAACACGCGTGGGCGGCGCCGCGATGCGCGAGAACTCCTAG
- a CDS encoding autorepressor SdpR family transcription factor, with the protein MAGEGFKALSDPTRRRILELLRDHDMTAGELAEHFDISKPSLSHHLATLRSAGLVTDERHGQNIIYSLNTTVMQDLIGWFMGFAAPREDEQ; encoded by the coding sequence ATGGCAGGCGAGGGCTTCAAGGCGCTGAGCGACCCCACGCGGAGGCGCATTCTCGAGCTTCTTCGTGACCATGACATGACGGCCGGCGAGCTCGCCGAGCACTTTGACATCAGCAAGCCGTCGCTCAGCCATCACCTGGCGACGCTGCGCTCCGCGGGGCTCGTGACGGACGAGCGCCATGGGCAGAACATCATCTACAGCCTCAACACCACGGTCATGCAGGATCTCATCGGGTGGTTCATGGGGTTTGCCGCACCCAGGGAGGACGAACAATGA
- the murI gene encoding glutamate racemase, which produces MSLSKPIGIFDSGLGGLTVARAIASRLPDESIYYVGDTKRCPYGTRPQAEVRLFVRQVGHWLERHDVKLVVIACNTATAAGLDVIQRTLSVPVIGVIEPGARAAIQATRSRRVGVLATQGTVDSGAYERAIHNLDAGVHVTQAPAGSFVDLVERELASGTYLHDDWMENPEVFDTAEVRELAQRNVAPLMGHGVDTVVLGCTHFPLLAREISAALGPGVRTVSSAEETAREVAEILERRGELAGPDTADLGAGGEPKYRFATTSDDITSFAVAGKFIFGHPLDSIEHIELETLEALAAR; this is translated from the coding sequence ATGTCTCTGAGCAAGCCCATCGGCATCTTTGACTCGGGCCTGGGTGGCCTCACCGTTGCGCGCGCCATCGCCTCCAGGCTTCCCGACGAGTCGATCTACTACGTGGGAGACACGAAGCGCTGTCCCTACGGCACGCGCCCACAGGCCGAGGTGCGCCTGTTCGTGCGCCAGGTTGGCCACTGGCTCGAGCGCCATGACGTGAAGCTCGTCGTCATCGCGTGCAACACGGCGACGGCGGCGGGCCTCGACGTCATCCAGCGAACGCTCTCCGTGCCCGTCATCGGCGTCATCGAGCCGGGCGCCCGCGCGGCCATCCAGGCCACGCGCTCCCGTCGCGTGGGCGTGCTCGCCACGCAGGGAACGGTGGACTCCGGTGCCTACGAACGCGCCATCCACAACCTCGACGCCGGCGTCCACGTGACGCAGGCCCCCGCGGGAAGCTTCGTCGACCTGGTGGAGCGCGAGCTCGCCTCCGGCACATACCTGCATGACGACTGGATGGAGAACCCCGAGGTGTTCGACACGGCCGAGGTGAGGGAGCTTGCGCAACGAAACGTCGCGCCGCTCATGGGCCACGGCGTGGACACCGTCGTGCTTGGCTGCACGCACTTCCCGCTGCTGGCGAGGGAGATCTCTGCCGCGTTGGGGCCGGGCGTGCGCACCGTGAGCTCGGCGGAGGAGACCGCGCGCGAAGTGGCCGAGATTCTCGAGAGGCGCGGCGAGCTTGCCGGTCCGGATACGGCCGACCTCGGCGCCGGGGGCGAGCCCAAGTACCGCTTTGCCACGACGTCGGACGACATCACCTCGTTTGCCGTGGCGGGCAAGTTCATCTTTGGGCACCCGCTTGACTCCATCGAGCACATCGAGCTCGAGACGCTCGAGGCCCTGGCCGCCCGCTAG
- the nagB gene encoding glucosamine-6-phosphate deaminase: MRIINCHTYEAMSRKAADILAAQIQLKPNCVLGLATGTTPIGAYQGLIKKYESGSLDFSEVRTYNLDEYRGLTHEDPQSYHYFMNDQLFNHVNIDPANVHVPDGANTDADAACADYDRMVAEAGYCDLQLLGIGRNGHIGFNEPADEFSKGTHCVDLTESTIEANSRLFEKEEDVPRQAYTMGTQTIMNARCILVVANGENKAQAVRDMCFGPIVPTCPASILQLHPNVFVVCDDAALSLCEGLY; the protein is encoded by the coding sequence ATGAGAATCATCAACTGCCACACCTATGAGGCCATGAGCCGCAAGGCCGCCGACATCCTCGCCGCCCAGATCCAGCTCAAGCCCAACTGCGTGCTGGGCCTTGCCACGGGCACCACTCCCATCGGTGCCTACCAGGGCCTCATCAAGAAGTACGAGTCCGGCTCGCTGGACTTCTCCGAGGTGCGCACCTATAACCTCGACGAGTACCGCGGCCTCACGCACGAGGACCCGCAGAGCTACCACTACTTCATGAACGACCAGCTCTTCAACCACGTCAACATCGACCCAGCCAACGTCCACGTCCCGGACGGTGCCAACACCGACGCCGACGCGGCATGCGCCGACTATGACCGCATGGTTGCCGAGGCCGGCTACTGCGACCTGCAGCTTCTCGGCATCGGCCGCAACGGCCACATCGGCTTCAACGAGCCGGCCGACGAGTTCTCCAAGGGCACGCACTGCGTTGACCTCACGGAGAGCACGATCGAGGCCAACTCCCGCCTCTTCGAGAAGGAGGAGGACGTCCCCCGCCAGGCCTACACCATGGGCACGCAGACGATCATGAACGCCCGCTGCATCCTGGTGGTCGCCAATGGCGAGAACAAGGCCCAGGCTGTCCGCGACATGTGCTTCGGCCCCATCGTGCCCACCTGCCCCGCCTCCATCCTCCAGCTTCACCCCAACGTGTTCGTCGTCTGCGACGACGCCGCCCTCTCCCTGTGCGAGGGCCTCTACTAA
- a CDS encoding M24 family metallopeptidase has product MNMERVSRVMDNLERLGMGQVLVADPMSIWYLTGYWNVPYERFYALYLARDAKARTTQATLFCNRLFPDASQTGARVVTFDDTEDPVALVAEATRHGEPLGVDKVLAARWLLPLMDARVASEFHLGSPAVDDARSIKDARELDLMRAASATNDQAMAWLRSQLHEGVTEHEIASGLLAEYRRLGAQDHSFTPIVSFGANAADPHHEPDGTRLRAGDVVLFDVGCKRDSYCSDMTRTFFFGAEPSERDREVYETVRRANEAAEAIVAPGVTFAEIDLTARRIIEDAGYGSYFTHRLGHQIGLEDHEPGDVSSTHDEPVRPGQCFSIEPGIYLPGEMGVRIEDLVIVTENGCEVMNAYPKQLTVIE; this is encoded by the coding sequence ATGAACATGGAGCGCGTCTCTCGCGTCATGGACAACCTCGAGAGGCTCGGCATGGGCCAGGTGCTCGTCGCGGACCCGATGTCCATCTGGTACCTCACGGGCTACTGGAACGTTCCCTACGAGCGCTTCTACGCGCTCTACCTCGCTCGCGACGCCAAGGCCCGCACGACGCAGGCCACGCTCTTCTGCAACCGCCTGTTCCCGGACGCCTCGCAGACCGGCGCACGCGTCGTGACGTTCGACGACACCGAGGACCCCGTTGCCCTCGTGGCCGAGGCCACGCGCCACGGCGAGCCGCTTGGCGTCGACAAGGTGCTCGCAGCCCGTTGGCTGCTGCCGCTCATGGACGCGCGCGTGGCGAGCGAGTTTCACCTGGGGTCGCCCGCCGTCGACGACGCCCGCTCCATCAAGGACGCCCGCGAGCTTGACCTCATGCGTGCCGCGTCGGCCACGAACGACCAGGCCATGGCCTGGCTGCGCTCCCAGCTGCACGAGGGCGTCACGGAGCACGAGATCGCAAGCGGCCTTCTCGCCGAGTACCGCCGCCTGGGTGCGCAGGACCACAGCTTCACGCCCATCGTGAGCTTTGGCGCCAACGCGGCAGATCCGCACCACGAGCCGGACGGCACGCGGCTGCGTGCGGGCGACGTCGTGCTGTTCGACGTGGGCTGCAAGCGCGACTCGTACTGCTCCGACATGACGCGCACGTTCTTCTTTGGCGCCGAGCCCAGCGAGCGCGACCGCGAGGTCTACGAGACGGTGCGCCGCGCCAACGAGGCCGCGGAGGCCATCGTTGCCCCCGGCGTCACGTTTGCCGAGATAGACCTCACCGCGCGCCGCATCATCGAGGACGCCGGCTACGGCAGCTACTTCACGCACCGGCTTGGCCACCAGATCGGCCTTGAGGACCACGAGCCCGGCGACGTCTCCTCCACCCATGACGAGCCGGTTCGCCCGGGGCAGTGCTTCTCCATCGAGCCAGGCATCTACCTGCCGGGCGAGATGGGCGTGCGCATCGAGGACCTCGTCATCGTCACCGAGAATGGCTGCGAGGTCATGAACGCCTATCCCAAGCAGCTCACCGTCATCGAGTAA
- the rph gene encoding ribonuclease PH — MYTPDERRPEGRANNEMRPVKLTRDVMKNAHGSCLSEFGDTRVMCTATIEESLPAWRRASRKGWVTAEYAMLPASTSSRTKREYKGRKGRSMEIERLIGRSLRAVCDLDHLGEFTITVDCDVIQADGGTRTASITGAWVALHDALMSFVEQGKIKRLPLMGQVAAISAGIVGGVPLLDLDYPEDSHADVDLNLVGTADGGIVEIQGTGERSTLSRAQLNDLLDMAEPAIARLCALQDEVTGFSA; from the coding sequence ATGTACACGCCGGACGAGCGCCGTCCCGAGGGCCGCGCGAACAACGAGATGCGCCCCGTCAAGCTGACGAGAGACGTGATGAAGAACGCCCACGGCTCGTGCCTGTCCGAGTTTGGCGACACGCGCGTCATGTGCACGGCCACGATCGAGGAGTCGCTGCCCGCGTGGCGCCGCGCCAGCCGAAAGGGCTGGGTCACGGCCGAGTACGCGATGCTGCCCGCCTCGACCTCGTCGCGCACGAAGCGCGAGTACAAGGGCCGCAAGGGACGCTCCATGGAGATCGAGCGGCTCATTGGCCGCAGCCTGCGAGCCGTGTGCGACCTCGACCACCTCGGCGAGTTCACCATCACGGTCGACTGCGACGTCATCCAGGCCGACGGCGGCACGCGCACGGCGAGCATCACGGGCGCTTGGGTGGCCCTGCACGACGCGCTCATGAGCTTCGTCGAGCAGGGCAAGATCAAGAGGCTGCCGCTCATGGGGCAGGTCGCGGCTATCTCGGCCGGCATCGTTGGCGGCGTGCCCCTGCTTGACCTCGACTATCCCGAGGACAGCCACGCGGACGTCGACCTCAACCTCGTGGGCACGGCAGACGGCGGCATCGTGGAGATCCAGGGCACGGGCGAGCGCTCCACGCTCTCGCGCGCGCAGCTGAACGACCTTCTCGACATGGCCGAGCCTGCCATCGCGCGCCTGTGCGCCCTCCAGGACGAGGTCACTGGCTTTTCTGCCTAG
- a CDS encoding HAD family hydrolase: MAIKAVFLDIDGTLVRFNERRMNERTLAALTAARERGVSLFIVTGRYKDGIGVDAMFPFDGYSTANGEYCCMADGELIHMSPMDPADVAAFSTACRRRGLSMTFTEPDDIYFCGSPEELEKSVRYQSRRGGRDGRVRDWSVVGANPVLQMVVDCDPSLDVELLGDIPGLESARWSPAFMDVVERGRGKGDAIDAFCERLGITPAECMAIGDGGNDVHMLVHAGLGVAMGQAADDVKAAADVVAPPCDEDGAAWAIERYVLGA, from the coding sequence TTGGCTATCAAGGCAGTCTTTCTCGACATCGACGGAACGCTCGTCCGCTTTAACGAGAGGCGCATGAACGAGCGCACGCTCGCCGCGCTCACTGCTGCCCGCGAGCGTGGGGTGTCGCTGTTCATCGTCACGGGCCGCTACAAGGATGGCATCGGTGTCGACGCGATGTTTCCCTTTGACGGCTACTCAACGGCCAACGGCGAGTACTGCTGCATGGCGGACGGCGAGCTCATCCACATGTCGCCCATGGACCCGGCCGACGTTGCCGCGTTCTCGACGGCGTGCAGGAGGCGCGGCCTGTCCATGACGTTCACCGAGCCCGATGACATCTACTTCTGCGGCTCCCCCGAGGAGCTCGAGAAGTCGGTGCGCTACCAGTCGCGTCGGGGTGGCAGGGACGGTCGCGTCCGAGACTGGTCCGTCGTGGGGGCCAACCCCGTGCTGCAGATGGTCGTCGACTGCGACCCCTCGCTTGATGTCGAGCTTCTCGGGGACATCCCGGGCCTCGAGAGCGCCCGTTGGTCTCCCGCGTTCATGGACGTCGTGGAGCGCGGGCGCGGCAAGGGCGATGCCATCGATGCCTTCTGCGAGCGCCTGGGCATCACGCCGGCCGAGTGCATGGCCATCGGTGACGGCGGCAATGACGTCCACATGCTCGTGCATGCCGGCCTGGGCGTGGCCATGGGGCAGGCCGCAGATGATGTGAAGGCCGCCGCCGACGTCGTGGCGCCCCCGTGTGACGAGGACGGCGCGGCGTGGGCCATCGAGAGGTACGTGCTCGGGGCATAG
- a CDS encoding Veg family protein, with protein METEVPSVNRVDEIHEKLASLQGERLKVKANMGRSRIVERTGTLVMAYPSLFQLEVDERRGRKARQSYQYVDVLTGTVELFDAETGERLFDYVVAETEE; from the coding sequence ATGGAAACCGAAGTCCCCTCCGTCAACAGGGTCGATGAGATCCACGAGAAGCTCGCGAGCCTCCAGGGCGAGCGCCTCAAGGTCAAGGCCAACATGGGCCGTTCTCGCATCGTGGAGCGCACGGGCACGCTCGTCATGGCATATCCGTCCCTCTTCCAGCTCGAGGTCGACGAGCGTCGTGGCCGCAAGGCCCGCCAGTCCTACCAGTACGTCGACGTCCTCACGGGTACCGTCGAGCTCTTTGATGCCGAGACGGGCGAGCGCCTGTTTGACTACGTCGTTGCCGAGACCGAGGAGTAG
- a CDS encoding SdpI family protein, giving the protein MNTNSNPVGKRCLAVLAALCLVSLIAHLALFPALPEVVPTHFGVSGEVDGWSDKRMALLLDALPLVLLGLFWLVPRIDPKGGAYAKSGRVYQGFVTLFTLFMIAMTWTTEAAALGWLPSERAVGLAVPVFVGVMLLALGNYLPRVRQNYTFGIKTPWALEDAENWRRTQRFGGVCFMVCGLAFIAEGVMDLGAVGLAASLALTVGAAVACCGYSYLLWRRSR; this is encoded by the coding sequence ATGAACACGAATAGCAATCCCGTTGGCAAGCGTTGCCTGGCGGTACTCGCCGCACTGTGCCTCGTGAGCCTCATTGCGCATCTTGCGCTCTTCCCCGCGCTGCCCGAGGTCGTTCCGACCCACTTTGGGGTATCGGGTGAGGTGGACGGTTGGAGCGACAAGCGGATGGCCCTCTTGCTCGACGCGCTGCCGCTGGTGCTTCTCGGCCTGTTCTGGCTTGTGCCGCGGATCGATCCCAAGGGTGGGGCGTATGCGAAGTCCGGAAGGGTCTATCAGGGGTTTGTCACCCTGTTCACGCTGTTCATGATCGCGATGACGTGGACGACGGAGGCCGCGGCGCTGGGCTGGCTTCCCTCCGAGCGCGCCGTGGGCTTGGCAGTCCCTGTCTTCGTTGGCGTCATGCTCCTGGCGCTTGGCAACTACCTGCCGCGCGTGAGGCAGAACTACACGTTTGGCATCAAGACGCCCTGGGCCCTGGAAGACGCCGAGAACTGGCGCCGCACGCAGCGCTTTGGCGGGGTGTGCTTCATGGTTTGCGGGCTTGCGTTCATTGCGGAAGGCGTCATGGACCTCGGTGCCGTTGGCCTGGCTGCGTCGCTGGCCCTTACCGTTGGCGCTGCCGTGGCGTGCTGTGGCTACTCGTATCTGCTGTGGCGCCGCTCGCGGTAG
- a CDS encoding HAD family hydrolase → MTHTTFPERPTGELAERLRKVRYVITDADGTMFTGAKATVNTAGEPCAELVQTLVELTRAGVSVIPCTGRNRAMIMEDARVLGFPGWIAEMGGVLCTKQASQPEWHYFCGRMPYEEGCGKTPHDVIWETGVIDEMLERWPGHLETYHDNGIGFEYREVTVAMRGDAPEDEIQDMLDHCGLPLYLSDNGMVDHISGDSTLECDRSHPQGIHTYHVTPAGVSKGTGIVRFVELAGLAPEEVLGAGDSPADCVIADAVGTFLFMCNGLGHERAEEELAARDNILVSTKRATDGWVAAMRGLLAAKE, encoded by the coding sequence ATGACCCATACCACCTTCCCCGAGAGGCCCACCGGCGAGCTCGCGGAGCGGCTGCGCAAGGTTCGCTACGTCATCACGGACGCGGACGGCACGATGTTCACGGGCGCCAAGGCAACCGTGAACACGGCCGGCGAGCCCTGCGCCGAGCTCGTCCAGACGCTCGTGGAGCTCACGCGCGCCGGGGTCTCCGTCATCCCGTGCACGGGCCGCAACCGCGCCATGATCATGGAGGACGCCCGCGTGCTGGGCTTTCCCGGTTGGATCGCCGAGATGGGCGGCGTGCTGTGCACCAAGCAGGCAAGCCAGCCCGAATGGCACTACTTCTGCGGGCGCATGCCCTATGAGGAGGGCTGCGGCAAGACTCCCCACGACGTCATCTGGGAGACGGGCGTCATAGACGAGATGCTCGAGCGCTGGCCCGGGCATCTCGAGACGTATCACGACAACGGCATCGGCTTCGAGTACCGCGAGGTCACGGTTGCCATGAGAGGAGACGCCCCCGAGGACGAGATTCAGGACATGCTCGACCACTGCGGGCTGCCACTCTACCTGTCCGACAACGGTATGGTCGACCACATCTCCGGCGACAGCACGCTCGAGTGTGACCGAAGCCACCCCCAGGGCATCCACACCTACCACGTGACGCCTGCCGGCGTGAGCAAGGGCACGGGCATCGTGCGGTTCGTGGAGCTCGCGGGCCTGGCTCCCGAGGAGGTCCTCGGAGCCGGCGACTCTCCCGCAGACTGCGTCATCGCCGATGCCGTGGGCACGTTCCTGTTCATGTGCAACGGACTGGGCCACGAGCGCGCCGAGGAGGAACTTGCCGCACGCGACAACATCCTCGTCTCCACCAAGCGCGCCACCGACGGCTGGGTCGCCGCCATGCGCGGCCTCCTCGCCGCCAAGGAGTAG
- the rdgB gene encoding RdgB/HAM1 family non-canonical purine NTP pyrophosphatase, translating to MPSIDISTLDPKATVVVATGNAHKVTEIEAILAPVMPGVAFYALGELGDFPDPVENGDTFTENAVIKAQAACEETGLPAVADDSGLVVDALSGEPGIMSARWAGVHGDDARNNAKLMREMEDVADAGRTARFHSSVVLVYPDGMVLTGEGDCEGMIGREPRGENGFGYDPLFWPAETPGRTMAELEPSEKNAISHRAHALADLARQLS from the coding sequence ATGCCCAGCATCGACATCTCCACGCTCGACCCCAAGGCCACCGTCGTGGTCGCCACGGGCAACGCCCACAAGGTCACCGAGATCGAGGCCATTCTTGCGCCCGTCATGCCGGGCGTGGCGTTCTATGCGCTCGGCGAGCTCGGTGACTTCCCCGATCCGGTCGAGAACGGCGACACGTTTACGGAAAATGCCGTCATCAAGGCCCAGGCTGCCTGCGAGGAGACGGGCCTTCCCGCCGTCGCCGACGACTCCGGCCTCGTCGTGGACGCGCTCTCGGGCGAGCCGGGCATCATGAGCGCCCGTTGGGCCGGCGTCCACGGTGACGACGCGCGCAACAACGCAAAGCTCATGCGCGAGATGGAGGATGTGGCAGACGCCGGGCGCACGGCCCGCTTTCACTCGAGCGTCGTGCTCGTCTACCCGGACGGCATGGTGCTCACGGGCGAGGGTGACTGCGAGGGCATGATCGGGCGCGAGCCGCGGGGCGAGAACGGCTTTGGCTACGACCCGCTGTTCTGGCCCGCTGAGACGCCCGGCCGCACGATGGCCGAGCTCGAGCCGTCCGAGAAGAACGCCATCTCGCACCGCGCCCATGCCCTCGCCGACCTTGCGAGGCAGCTCTCGTAG